A single region of the Lycium barbarum isolate Lr01 chromosome 2, ASM1917538v2, whole genome shotgun sequence genome encodes:
- the LOC132627939 gene encoding protein JINGUBANG-like: MLDSTCRHNTILLPHNIKFRNMHIVHSVPNMSSTAVTDDEFDVGHSSLSGYDPNRLSGDGSPTMLSPWNQSCSPCTKSPWHKFDDDVPKNFPQNGLIGSLVREEGHIYSLAAKNDILYTGSDSKNIRVWKDLKEFSAFKSNSGLVKAIIIAGEKIFTGHQDGKVRVWKVQSKNPNNHKRAGSLPTLLEIFKASVKPSNYVEVKRNRTALWIKHCDAISCLSMDHSQGLLYSASWDRTFKVWRVDNSKCLESVKAHDDAVNSVVASVDGIVYTGSADGTVKVWKRESKGKHVNHVFVQTLLNQECAVTALAVNKSGSVVYCGSSDGVLNFWEREKKNLTHGGVLKGHKLAVLCLAVAGNLVFSGSADKNIIVWKRDGPVHMCLSILTGHNGPVKCLAVQEDKESSGSEKKWVVYSGSLDKSVKVWSVSEMSPNLHQMSMQNGQENVSWDSIPSAKYSSDGPSV, translated from the exons ATGTTAGATTCAACTTGTCGCCATAATACTATATTACTACCTCATAATATTAAGTTTCGTAACATGCATATAGTTCACTCCGTGCCCAACATGTCGTCAACTGCCGTGACGGACGACGAATTCGACGTCGGTCACAGCAGTCTCTCAGGCTATGACCCAAATCGCCTTAGTGGTGATGGGTCCCCTACAATGTTGTCTCCATGGAACCAAAGTTGTTCACCTTGCACTAAATCTCCTTGGCACAAATTTGACGATGATGTTCCAAAGAACTTCCCACAAAATGGGCTCATTGGGTCTCTCGTTCGTGAAGAAGGGCATATTTATTCCTTAGCTGCGAAGAATGATATTCTTTATACTGGTTCGGATAGCAAGAACATACGTGTTTGGAAGGATCTGAAGGAATTTTCTGCATTTAAATCAAATAGCGGTCTTGTTAAAGCTATCATTATTGCTGGAGAGAAGATTTTTACAGGTCATCAAGATGGAAAAGTGCGAGTTTGGAAGGTACAATCGAAGAATCCTAACAACCATAAACGTGCTGGGAGTTTACCGACACTTCTTGAGATTTTCAAGGCTTCCGTCAAGCCCAGCAACTATGTGGAG GTAAAGCGCAATCGCACAGCCCTTTGGATCAAGCATTGCGACGCAATATCATGCTTAAGCATGGACCATAGCCAAGGCCTTCTCTACTCAGCTTCATGGGATAGAACTTTTAAAGTATGGAGAGTTGATAACTCCAAATGCTTAGAATCCGTTAAAGCTCATGACGATGCCGTCAACTCTGTTGTAGCCAGTGTAGATGGAATCGTCTACACCGGTTCAGCTGACGGAACCGTCAAAGTTTGGAAAAGAGAATCCAAGGGAAAACACGTAAATCACGTCTTTGTACAAACACTACTTAACCAAGAATGTGCCGTTACGGCTCTAGCGGTTAATAAATCCGGTTCAGTGGTTTATTGCGGTTCATCAGATGGTGTTTTAAATTTTTGGGAACGTGAGAAAAAAAATTTGACACATGGTGGGGTCCTTAAAGGGCATAAATTAGCAGTTCTTTGCCTTGCTGTTGCTGGAAATTTGGTTTTTAGTGGTTCAGCTGATAAAAATATTATTGTTTGGAAAAGGGACGGTCCGGTTCATATGTGTTTGAGTATATTAACTGGCCATAATGGACCGGTTAAATGTTTAGCGGTCCAGGAAGATAAAGAGTCAAGTGGAAGTGAGAAAAAATGGGTGGTTTATAGTGGAAGTCTTGATAAATCAGTGAAAGTTTGGAGTGTTTCAGAAATGTCACCTAATTTGCATCAAATGAGTATGCAAAATGGCCAAGAAAATGTTAGTTGGGATTCAATTCCATCTGCTAAATATTCATCAGACGGTCCAAGTGTATGA